Proteins from a genomic interval of Trifolium pratense cultivar HEN17-A07 linkage group LG6, ARS_RC_1.1, whole genome shotgun sequence:
- the LOC123890616 gene encoding putative DUF21 domain-containing protein At1g03270: protein MFPLNLTGNNTVFPPDSFVYDADDIPFGTVWWFVYAGISCLLVIFAGIMSGLTLGLMSLDSVGLEILQRSGSFTEKKQAAAIFPVLQKQHQLHVTLLLCNALAMEALPLYLDKLFHPVVAVLLSVTFVLAFGEVIPQAICTRYRLYVGATFIGLVRVLMFICYPIAYPIGKVMDLLLGHDDVLFRRAQLKALVSIHSEEAGKGGELTHDEATIISGALDLTLKTAEEAMTPIESTFSLDVEAKLDWEAIGKILERGHSRIPVYSGNPKNIIGILLVKNLLTLRAETECLVSAVSLRKIPRVPADMPLYDILNEFKKGNSHMAAVVKVIREKNNPQAAGDFDKYNDEVGIKHSSQLTVPLLAGSCEKSDNVVDIDKLSRYHNPGGYNDAKNANQQCQENDTAPNSFHHFSGDKDGEVIGIITLEDVFEELLQEEIVDETDVYIDVQRRIRVAAVAAASSVALGQRSTGHKPAGNQASR, encoded by the exons atgtTCCCTCTAAACCTCACCGGAAACAACACCGTTTTCCCGCCGGATTCGTTCGTTTACGACGCCGATGACATTCCGTTCGGTACAGTGTGGTGGTTTGTTTACGCCGGAATTTCATGTTTACTTGTTATCTTTGCTGGTATCATGTCTGGTCTTACTCTTGGGTTAATGTCTTTGGATTCTGTTGGTCTTGAAATTCTTCAAAGAAGTGGTTCTTTCACTGAGAAAAAACAAGCTG CTGCAATTTTCCCTGTTCTTCAAAAACAACACCAGCTACATGTTACTTTGCTTCTTTGTAATGCTCTTGCTATGGAG GCACTTCCACTTTACCTTGATAAACTTTTTCATCCTGTTGTAGCAGTGTTACTATCAGTAACTTTTGTTCTAGCTTTTGGAGAG GTCATCCCACAAGCTATATGCACAAGATATCGCCTCTATGTTGGAGCAACATTTATCGGGCTTGTACGTGTCCTGATGTTCATCTGTTATCCGATTGCTTACCCTATTGGAAAG GTTATGGATCTATTGCTTGGACACGATGATGTATTGTTTAGGCGAGCACAATTGAAAGcccttgtttcaatccatagtgAAGAG GCTGGTAAAGGAGGGGAACTCACACATGACGAGGCGACGATTATCAGTGGAGCACTAGATCTCACTCTGAAG ACAGCAGAGGAGGCTATGACACCAATTGAGTCAACTTTTTCCTTGGATGTTGAAGCCAAATTGGACTG GGAAGCGATTGGGAAAATTCTTGAACGAGGTCACAGTCGTATCCCCGTATACAGTGGAAACCCCAAAAATATTATTGGCATTTTACTA GTAAAAAATCTTCTTACTTTAAGAGCTGAGACAGAGTGTCTAGTTAGTGCCGTTTCCCTCCGGAAAATTCCTAG GGTTCCAGCAGATATGCCTTTATATGATATCCTCAATGAGTTTAAAAAAGGAAACAGCCATATGGCAGCTGTAGTCAAGGTtataagagagaaaaacaacCCTCAGGCAGCTGGTGACTTCGACAAATACAACGATGAAGTAGGCATCAAACATAGTTCTCAACTGACTGTGCCATTGCTAGCCGGGTCTTGTGAGAAATCAGACAATGTTGTCGATATTGACAAGCTTTCTAGGTATCATAACCCTGGAGGATACAACGATGCGAAGAATGCCAACCAACAATGCCAAGAAAATGACACTGCACCAAATAGTTTCCACCACTTTTCAGGTGATAAAGATGGGGAAGTTATTGGCATCATAACCTTGGAGGATGTTTTTGAAGAACTCCTACAG GAAGAAATTGTAGATGAGACAGATGTGTATATAGATGTACAGAGGAG AATACGTGTTGCTGCTGTCGCAGCTGCTTCATCTGTTGCACTAGGCCAAAGGTCGACAGGTCACAAGCCTGCA GGGAATCAAGCAAGCAGGTGA